A single Candidatus Krumholzibacteriia bacterium DNA region contains:
- a CDS encoding sensor histidine kinase, with amino-acid sequence MGLFLLFLVAGIYTLNRMRLSRNRVLCAFNEELQSRVDQQTLQLREEVRERKKAEQEQIRLSAHLIEAREKERRKVARDIHDELGQSLTAVNMDLARISGEVGDLQRRDLGETRKLVKQVIQQIRTLITDLRPTVLETLGLSGGLLWLGESFEERFPFTVSADLEDCSFCCGESETVALFRIAQEALNNVARHADADTVSLRLFREGDSMCLEIEDDGKGFDPNVREVLSSFGIMGMRERARALGSELRIRSRPGEGSCLSVTVNRVEK; translated from the coding sequence GTGGGCCTGTTTCTTCTGTTTCTTGTTGCCGGCATCTATACACTCAATCGAATGAGACTGTCCCGCAACCGCGTTCTTTGTGCTTTCAATGAAGAGCTTCAGAGCAGGGTTGATCAACAGACCCTGCAACTGAGGGAGGAAGTCAGAGAGAGGAAAAAAGCAGAACAGGAGCAGATCCGGCTGTCTGCCCACCTGATTGAGGCTCGTGAGAAAGAGCGCAGGAAAGTGGCGCGAGATATCCACGATGAGTTGGGTCAGTCCCTGACCGCTGTGAACATGGACCTTGCCCGGATTTCAGGCGAGGTGGGCGATCTCCAGAGAAGGGATCTCGGGGAAACCCGAAAACTGGTCAAACAGGTCATTCAGCAGATCCGCACCCTGATTACGGACCTGCGTCCGACGGTGCTGGAAACTCTCGGCTTGTCGGGCGGACTGCTCTGGTTGGGCGAGAGCTTTGAGGAGCGTTTTCCCTTTACCGTTTCCGCCGATTTGGAGGATTGCAGCTTCTGTTGTGGCGAGTCCGAAACGGTGGCTCTCTTTCGCATTGCCCAGGAGGCTCTCAACAATGTGGCCCGCCATGCAGATGCGGACACGGTGAGCCTCCGCCTTTTTCGTGAAGGGGATTCCATGTGTCTTGAAATCGAGGACGACGGGAAAGGTTTTGATCCCAATGTTCGGGAAGTTCTCAGCTCTTTCGGGATCATGGGAATGCGTGAGAGGGCTCGTGCCTTGGGCAGTGAACTGAGGATCAGAAGCCGGCCCGGGGAAGGATCCTGCTTGTCGGTGACCGTGAATAGAGTCGAAAAATGA
- a CDS encoding cation:proton antiporter: MRPALTLAGLILLAWIAMHSYLPGFSGESSQTTWSLGFLLLAAFTLGELLARLKLPRITGYLIAGLLFGPHVFGFLSKETVASLRLIDSLALTFIALSAGGELRWKDLLEHRKRIAWSIVGLMSVIFLLSTGLFLALRGIFSFTRELDFLSVLVMAMVLGAIATARSPASAIAIIRETGARGAFTEVVFGVTVAMDILAIMLFALVVSLGQTLLTGQALDGGFLLGLLLEILGSLALGSLIGVGLAAWLKKVQGYHLVTIFLLAILVTELSQFLGSALETRFGLHFHLEPMLICIATGFVVRNFSSQGARFLEVLDEGGLMVYAIFFALAGAALDLDILKSSWALALVLVVIRGIAVQAGAWTGMTLARAPAIHRKIFGMTFITQAGVSLGLAKAVEIRFPEWGAALATLAVATISLNQLIGPVLFKKALEISGESKA, from the coding sequence ATGAGACCGGCCCTCACTCTCGCCGGCCTGATCCTGCTTGCCTGGATTGCGATGCACTCCTACCTGCCCGGCTTCTCCGGGGAAAGCAGTCAAACAACCTGGTCCCTTGGCTTCCTGCTTCTTGCGGCCTTCACTCTGGGCGAACTGCTTGCCCGCCTGAAGCTCCCGCGCATTACGGGTTACCTGATCGCGGGACTTCTCTTCGGTCCCCATGTCTTCGGATTTCTCAGCAAGGAAACCGTCGCGAGCCTTCGCCTCATCGACTCTCTGGCACTGACCTTCATCGCCCTCAGTGCCGGCGGGGAACTGCGATGGAAGGACCTCCTAGAACATCGCAAGCGCATCGCCTGGAGCATCGTCGGCCTGATGAGTGTCATCTTCCTTCTCAGCACGGGTCTCTTTCTTGCGCTTCGGGGGATCTTCTCCTTCACCCGGGAACTCGACTTTCTTTCGGTGCTTGTCATGGCCATGGTACTCGGCGCCATCGCCACGGCGAGAAGCCCGGCCAGTGCGATCGCCATCATCCGGGAGACCGGAGCCCGGGGAGCCTTCACGGAAGTCGTTTTCGGCGTGACGGTGGCCATGGACATTCTGGCCATCATGCTCTTTGCTCTCGTGGTGAGTCTGGGGCAGACCCTTCTCACGGGGCAGGCTCTGGACGGCGGCTTTCTTCTCGGACTTCTGCTGGAAATCCTGGGCAGCCTTGCCCTCGGAAGCCTGATCGGAGTGGGTCTGGCCGCTTGGCTGAAGAAGGTGCAGGGCTATCATCTGGTAACGATCTTCCTCTTGGCCATTCTCGTCACCGAACTCTCGCAATTCCTCGGCTCCGCACTGGAGACCCGCTTCGGACTTCACTTCCATCTGGAGCCGATGCTGATCTGCATCGCGACGGGATTCGTGGTTCGCAACTTCAGCAGCCAGGGTGCCCGCTTTCTGGAGGTTCTCGACGAAGGCGGCCTGATGGTCTATGCCATCTTCTTTGCGCTGGCGGGAGCCGCGCTGGATCTGGACATTCTAAAAAGCAGTTGGGCTCTGGCTCTGGTTCTCGTGGTGATCCGCGGAATCGCCGTGCAAGCCGGCGCCTGGACGGGAATGACGCTGGCGCGGGCACCCGCAATTCATCGCAAGATCTTCGGAATGACTTTCATTACCCAAGCCGGGGTCAGTCTGGGGCTCGCCAAGGCCGTGGAAATCCGTTTCCCGGAATGGGGAGCGGCACTGGCGACGCTGGCCGTGGCGACGATCAGCCTGAACCAGTTGATCGGGCCGGTGCTTTTCAAAAAGGCGCTGGAGATTTCGGGAGAGTCGAAAGCCTAG
- a CDS encoding response regulator transcription factor, which yields MIRVLLVDDHSIVRRGIRLLIDKMEDIEVVAETDSAESAIQMARDHEFDVAMLDISMSGISGLEAIPRLKEVRPGISILILTMHPEQQYAVTSIRAGASGYLTKDRVPEEVEEAIRQLAEGGSYLTPLVSELLESHASDDDDVLPHKLLSRESTRFLFCWRRGRLSARLAKNSS from the coding sequence ATGATACGTGTCCTGTTGGTGGATGACCATTCCATCGTTCGGCGGGGGATTCGCCTGCTCATCGACAAGATGGAAGACATCGAAGTGGTCGCAGAAACCGATTCTGCGGAGTCGGCAATCCAGATGGCCCGTGATCATGAATTCGATGTCGCCATGCTGGATATTTCCATGAGTGGTATCAGCGGGCTGGAAGCCATCCCCCGGCTGAAGGAGGTGCGTCCCGGCATCTCCATCCTGATCCTGACCATGCACCCGGAACAGCAGTACGCGGTTACTTCCATTCGTGCCGGTGCTTCCGGTTACCTGACCAAGGACCGGGTTCCCGAGGAAGTGGAAGAGGCGATTCGCCAACTGGCCGAAGGGGGAAGCTATCTTACGCCCCTGGTCAGCGAATTGCTGGAGTCTCATGCAAGCGACGATGATGATGTCCTTCCCCACAAGCTATTATCCCGAGAGAGTACCAGGTTTTTATTTTGCTGGCGCAGGGGAAGACTGTCGGCAAGGCTGGCGAAGAACTCTTCCTGA